From the genome of Scytonema hofmannii PCC 7110, one region includes:
- a CDS encoding caspase family protein, with the protein MCPLGIATSRSNSAKHSPTAKLWLMLVGVNQYQDERLPNLRYSAVDCQFLAEALTKATIEFPDREVKIYHDFAEQLPSLDNILANLQQITAVAKPLDTVLFYFSGHGMIEQNSHQGFLCLADTRKDDLLGTALSLTEILKRLTQCAAQNQVVWLDACHSGGMTLRGTNTAETLPNPTSQFVKVLQEVAAKSQGFYALLSCDTNQQSWEFPELGHGVFTYFLIRGLQGEAADSQGIISVDGLYRYVYHQTLQYIDKTNQQLRLINQQKRGKGDTQLFQEYPLQTPKRIVEGVGELILGKTLETVLSKTHSRLGVIVGGLSSHKTTLEISKFLGSTGGFELEYLPAAKVSADVVREAISSCLHSLEAETILLYLRGQIEETESWEGLVLGEDIRIKRSWLKQQLRECKAKQIIILDCPAQTSQFVSLQNWVEDLLVDSQQGQCLIACTSKISEPEKFAQTFLSTLMTASLSDGLSAAGAIAKVQISLAGSSIPLYVWLSGTQGIIEILRSKTERGEQTTGLDLGVCPYMGLSAFYEEDAQYFYGRETLIQELLHQLTNSSFLTVVGASGSGKSSVVQAGLIPTLRLGKQIPNSDRWWIGTVRPGSRPLETLALCMGQGFSSSSSSLLEGILYQGVESFVYWMRSRSEPMVVLAIDQFEELFTLAPTLDREKFLELVLGAVKYASDRFKLIVTLRADFITPCLEIPELAKVLQESSVLVPSGLSLDDYRRVILNPAQQVGLKVEPELVEVLLRELDNSSGDLPLLEFVLEQLWQHRVKGELTLQAYQEKLGGIQGALQRSCQAVYESLDAKAQECAKWIFLSLTQLGEGTEDTRRRIHKSELMVKKYSTELVERTLKVLTDAKLVVVNLEENAVTGGARGEVEESSSPLYSSNTVTVEVAHEILIRHWSTLRWWLEENRERLRKQRQIEQASQLWLQSDRQSDFLLQGVRLAEAEDIYIKYTNELSADVQRFIEACLVQRKQQQLQEKRRLRQAQRAVVALSVLGVAACTLGGLAYLQRREAQLREIQALNSSYKANLLSHQQLEALIAVVKAGKQLKNTIGAPANLNFETVSALQKAISNTQELNRFEGHSAEVFSVSFSFDGKFIASASNDKTVNLWRRDGLLLKTLKGHSDTVRSVRFSPNGQIIASASFDKTVKLWRASDGALLKTLKGHTAEAMSLSWSPQGNVLASASADKTVKLWRISDGHLLKTLQGHTALVNSVSFSPDGQLLATGSGDKTVKIWRTSDNRLLKTLQGHSADIVSVAFSPDSQTLASASADRTVKLWRKDGTLMRNIAAHSTQVLSVNFSPDGQTLASTGTDSTIKLWNPSDGTLLETLLGHSIAVQSVSFSPDSQTLVSAGADKTVRLWRRSNTLVKTLLGHQSKVYAVNFNPQGNLLATASEDTTIKLWRTSDGALRQTLQGYSVSNLGHFAGVNSVSFSFDGKTFASAGQEGWVKLWRSRDGYMIQTLQGHDREVNSVSFSPDGQFLASASADKTIKIWRMRDRSLLKTFATHTGEVLSVSFSPDGHLLASAGRDNAIELRRVSDSKLLRILRGHTNSVNAVGFSLDGKVLASASSDKTIKLWKVSDGSLIKTLKGHTDSVWSLSFRPNGKTLHLQESRRGLGDNSEENFVLASGSSDKTVKLWSFDGRELKTLKGHSDAILSVSFSPNGMMLASASFDGTAKLWYLESTELQTTNLSHLLVRSCRRLQDYLQNNSHVSPEEQSLCSDIAS; encoded by the coding sequence ATGTGTCCATTGGGTATTGCAACCAGTCGCTCAAATTCAGCCAAACATTCACCAACAGCAAAGCTATGGTTAATGTTGGTGGGAGTTAATCAATACCAAGATGAAAGACTTCCAAATTTGCGCTATTCAGCAGTAGATTGCCAATTTTTAGCAGAAGCTTTAACCAAAGCCACAATAGAATTTCCAGATCGAGAAGTAAAAATTTATCACGATTTTGCCGAGCAATTGCCTTCGCTAGATAATATTCTTGCCAATCTCCAGCAAATAACTGCTGTAGCTAAACCTCTTGATACCGTTTTGTTCTATTTTTCCGGACACGGAATGATAGAACAAAACTCTCATCAAGGATTTCTCTGTTTGGCGGATACTCGAAAAGATGATTTGCTCGGTACGGCTTTATCTTTAACAGAAATCTTAAAAAGACTGACTCAATGTGCAGCACAAAATCAAGTTGTGTGGCTGGATGCTTGTCATAGTGGTGGTATGACTCTGAGAGGAACAAATACAGCAGAAACTTTACCCAATCCGACATCACAATTTGTAAAAGTTTTGCAGGAAGTGGCTGCTAAAAGTCAGGGATTTTATGCCTTGCTTTCTTGCGATACTAACCAGCAGTCGTGGGAATTTCCAGAACTGGGTCATGGTGTATTTACTTATTTTTTAATCCGTGGATTGCAGGGAGAAGCAGCAGATTCTCAAGGGATTATTTCTGTGGATGGTTTGTATCGATATGTTTACCATCAAACTTTACAGTATATTGATAAAACGAATCAGCAATTGCGCTTGATTAATCAACAGAAACGTGGGAAAGGAGACACTCAACTGTTTCAAGAATATCCTTTGCAAACTCCAAAGCGAATTGTGGAAGGTGTTGGAGAACTGATTTTGGGGAAAACTTTAGAAACAGTTCTTTCAAAAACTCATTCCCGCTTGGGTGTGATTGTTGGGGGTTTATCGAGTCACAAGACAACGTTAGAAATTAGTAAGTTTTTGGGGAGTACTGGAGGTTTTGAACTAGAATATTTACCAGCAGCAAAGGTATCTGCAGATGTTGTGAGAGAAGCAATATCGAGTTGTTTGCACTCTTTAGAAGCAGAAACAATTTTGTTGTATTTGCGGGGACAAATTGAGGAAACTGAATCTTGGGAAGGTTTGGTCTTGGGAGAAGATATCCGCATTAAGCGTTCGTGGTTAAAGCAACAGTTACGTGAGTGTAAAGCTAAGCAAATTATTATACTGGATTGTCCCGCACAAACATCACAATTTGTCTCTTTACAAAATTGGGTAGAAGATTTGCTGGTTGACTCTCAACAAGGACAATGTTTGATTGCTTGTACTTCCAAAATTTCCGAACCAGAAAAATTTGCTCAAACTTTTCTCTCTACTTTGATGACAGCTTCTTTATCGGATGGATTGTCTGCTGCAGGCGCGATCGCAAAAGTGCAAATTTCTCTAGCAGGTAGCAGTATACCTCTTTATGTTTGGCTCTCTGGTACACAAGGTATTATAGAAATCTTACGATCAAAAACGGAAAGAGGAGAACAAACTACAGGATTAGATTTGGGAGTTTGCCCTTACATGGGTTTAAGTGCGTTTTATGAAGAAGATGCTCAGTATTTTTACGGCAGAGAGACCTTAATCCAGGAACTCCTTCACCAACTGACAAATTCCTCCTTTCTGACTGTAGTGGGTGCTTCTGGGAGTGGCAAATCTTCAGTTGTACAAGCGGGTTTAATTCCAACCCTGCGCTTGGGTAAACAAATACCCAATAGCGATCGCTGGTGGATTGGAACAGTTCGTCCGGGATCTCGTCCTCTTGAAACTTTAGCCTTATGTATGGGACAAGGTTTTTCATCTTCTTCATCCTCTTTACTTGAGGGGATACTGTATCAAGGAGTAGAAAGTTTTGTTTACTGGATGCGTAGCCGCTCGGAACCCATGGTGGTTTTGGCGATCGATCAATTTGAGGAATTATTTACTCTTGCGCCAACTTTAGACAGGGAAAAGTTTTTAGAACTTGTGTTGGGTGCGGTGAAATATGCTTCTGACCGATTTAAATTAATTGTGACTTTGCGAGCTGATTTTATCACTCCTTGTTTGGAGATACCGGAACTGGCAAAGGTTTTGCAAGAGTCGAGTGTATTGGTTCCATCCGGGCTGAGTTTGGATGACTATCGACGCGTCATTCTCAATCCAGCCCAACAAGTTGGGTTAAAAGTTGAACCAGAATTGGTAGAAGTTTTGCTGCGGGAGTTGGATAATTCATCAGGAGATTTACCTTTATTGGAATTTGTTTTAGAACAGTTATGGCAACATCGCGTTAAAGGTGAGTTGACTTTACAAGCATATCAAGAGAAGTTAGGGGGAATTCAAGGAGCATTACAGCGATCGTGTCAAGCTGTTTACGAAAGTTTAGATGCTAAAGCTCAAGAATGTGCTAAGTGGATTTTTTTATCTTTGACTCAGTTAGGAGAGGGTACAGAAGACACTCGGCGACGAATACATAAGTCAGAATTAATGGTGAAGAAATATTCTACGGAGTTGGTAGAAAGAACTCTCAAAGTTTTGACAGATGCTAAGCTTGTGGTCGTGAATTTGGAGGAGAATGCAGTTACAGGTGGTGCTAGGGGTGAGGTGGAAGAGTCTTCTTCTCCCTTATATTCCTCAAACACGGTGACAGTAGAGGTTGCTCATGAAATCTTGATTCGTCATTGGTCAACTTTACGGTGGTGGTTGGAGGAAAATCGGGAACGCTTGCGAAAACAAAGGCAAATTGAACAAGCTTCTCAATTATGGCTGCAAAGCGATCGCCAATCTGATTTCTTGTTACAGGGTGTGCGGTTAGCAGAAGCAGAAGATATTTACATTAAGTACACCAATGAACTCTCTGCTGATGTTCAAAGATTTATTGAAGCTTGTTTGGTACAAAGGAAACAGCAGCAACTACAAGAAAAAAGAAGACTGCGACAAGCACAAAGGGCTGTTGTTGCACTGAGCGTGTTGGGAGTCGCGGCTTGTACTCTTGGAGGTTTAGCTTATTTGCAGCGACGAGAAGCTCAGTTGAGAGAAATTCAAGCCTTGAATTCTTCATATAAAGCTAATCTTCTATCACATCAGCAATTGGAGGCGTTAATTGCTGTTGTTAAAGCAGGGAAACAGTTAAAGAATACGATTGGTGCGCCAGCCAATTTGAATTTTGAAACAGTTAGTGCGCTACAAAAAGCGATTTCTAACACTCAAGAACTGAACCGTTTTGAAGGACATAGTGCTGAAGTTTTCAGCGTAAGTTTCAGTTTTGATGGCAAATTTATTGCTTCTGCTAGTAACGACAAAACAGTAAATCTCTGGCGTCGTGATGGTTTGTTACTGAAAACTTTAAAAGGGCATAGTGATACTGTAAGAAGTGTTCGCTTTAGTCCTAACGGTCAAATCATTGCTTCAGCTAGTTTTGACAAAACTGTGAAGTTGTGGAGAGCGAGTGATGGAGCTTTACTGAAAACCCTCAAAGGTCATACAGCTGAAGCCATGAGCTTATCTTGGTCGCCTCAAGGTAATGTACTTGCCTCAGCTAGTGCTGATAAAACTGTTAAACTGTGGAGAATCAGTGATGGTCATTTGCTGAAAACTCTACAAGGGCATACGGCTTTAGTCAATAGTGTTAGTTTTAGTCCAGATGGTCAACTCTTAGCAACTGGCAGTGGAGATAAGACTGTTAAAATTTGGAGAACGAGCGATAATCGCTTGTTAAAAACTCTGCAAGGACATAGTGCTGATATTGTCAGTGTTGCTTTCAGTCCCGATAGCCAAACTCTAGCTTCGGCTAGTGCCGATCGCACTGTTAAACTTTGGCGCAAAGATGGTACTTTGATGAGAAATATTGCAGCACATAGTACCCAAGTTTTGAGTGTTAACTTTAGCCCTGACGGTCAAACTTTAGCCTCAACTGGTACTGATAGTACTATCAAACTTTGGAACCCCAGTGATGGGACTTTGCTTGAAACCTTACTGGGACATAGCATTGCTGTCCAGAGCGTCAGTTTTAGCCCTGACAGTCAGACATTAGTTTCAGCTGGTGCTGATAAAACTGTCAGGCTTTGGCGACGCAGTAATACTCTAGTAAAAACTCTTCTGGGACATCAGTCGAAGGTATATGCTGTCAATTTCAATCCTCAAGGAAATCTATTAGCAACTGCTAGTGAGGACACGACTATCAAATTGTGGCGAACTTCTGATGGGGCTTTACGCCAAACCTTACAGGGATATAGTGTTTCTAATTTAGGACATTTTGCTGGTGTTAATAGTGTGAGTTTTAGTTTTGATGGCAAAACTTTTGCCTCAGCCGGTCAGGAAGGCTGGGTTAAACTTTGGCGGAGTCGTGATGGCTATATGATTCAAACTCTGCAAGGACATGACAGGGAAGTTAATAGTGTGAGTTTCAGCCCTGATGGTCAATTTTTGGCAAGTGCTAGTGCGGATAAAACTATTAAAATATGGCGAATGCGCGATCGCTCTCTCCTGAAAACTTTTGCTACACACACTGGTGAAGTTTTGAGTGTCAGTTTTAGCCCTGATGGTCATCTTTTAGCATCAGCTGGTAGGGATAATGCGATCGAACTTCGGAGAGTCAGCGACAGTAAGTTACTCCGAATTCTGCGAGGACACACTAACTCAGTCAATGCTGTCGGTTTTAGCCTTGATGGTAAAGTTCTTGCTTCGGCTAGTTCGGATAAAACCATTAAACTTTGGAAAGTGAGCGATGGTAGTTTAATCAAAACGCTTAAAGGTCATACGGATTCAGTTTGGAGTCTTAGTTTTCGTCCCAATGGCAAAACACTCCATCTACAAGAAAGTAGGAGAGGATTGGGAGATAATTCAGAAGAAAATTTTGTTCTTGCTTCAGGTAGCAGCGACAAAACAGTGAAACTTTGGAGTTTTGATGGCAGAGAACTCAAAACTCTTAAGGGACACAGTGATGCTATCTTAAGTGTAAGTTTTAGTCCTAATGGTATGATGCTTGCCTCTGCCAGCTTTGATGGTACAGCAAAACTATGGTATCTCGAAAGCACGGAACTACAAACTACAAATTTAAGTCATTTGTTGGTTCGCAGTTGCCGTAGATTACAAGATTACCTTCAGAATAACAGTCACGTTAGCCCCGAAGAGCAGTCTTTGTGTTCAGATATTGCAAGTTAA
- a CDS encoding Uma2 family endonuclease, with the protein MGRLFDSAGGFIMPDTNLKAPDVSFVRASRLLQSPRYFGQLVPDLVVEIKSQSDRINTLEKKVKKFLELGAIVGLLIDPDESTVTVYRPTGKPMVLGSEEILTIPELFPGWELPISELWPPIFTESETQI; encoded by the coding sequence TTGGGACGCTTGTTTGACTCTGCAGGCGGTTTCATCATGCCAGATACAAACCTCAAAGCACCCGATGTCTCCTTTGTTCGCGCCTCTCGCCTTCTCCAAAGTCCTCGTTACTTTGGACAGCTTGTTCCAGATTTAGTAGTTGAAATTAAGTCTCAAAGCGACAGAATAAACACTTTAGAAAAAAAGGTGAAAAAGTTCCTAGAATTAGGAGCCATTGTCGGACTTCTTATTGACCCCGATGAATCAACTGTAACCGTTTATCGCCCTACAGGTAAACCAATGGTATTAGGTAGTGAAGAGATATTAACCATTCCAGAACTTTTCCCTGGTTGGGAATTGCCTATTTCTGAATTATGGCCTCCTATCTTTACCGAATCGGAAACACAAATTTAG
- a CDS encoding GUN4 domain-containing protein: MPTRQQLKQLQKALITAFPNKSSLERLLYFELEKNLNEITRDSDLQEIAFKLIQTANSQGWLLKLVTAAYNENPGNSTLQMIAIELQTSEILSLEAPPVLSHNITLELNQKQQKILVLAAIPNGLRLDKETREIEEAIKRGVKRDSFEIKIITAVQPRDIRRAIAEEKPSIVHFCGHGLEDGSLLLEDEVGNYKRVLPRGLVSLFKLHANSVKCLLLNTCYSSLAAEAISQCIYYVIGMNQPIRDKAAIVFAQGFYDGLGYDNVNNQQVIQRAYDEGIVAIELENLQMQFIPVLWENGTQKSEPTEEREVSTLSPTLGNQFNRQTNFEEIIENRDDDLSSDCGVAYTKLRNFLKAEQWFEADKETLAVMLKGASREQEGWLSAKSIENFPCIDLRTIDQLWVKYSNRHFGFSVQKRIWESVGQDYGKFGDRVKWREMEEWLLYSKVTFNTTASQRGHLPAQLYFLVSCQEATLLSRSLFSRVKTCEV, encoded by the coding sequence ATGCCGACTCGTCAGCAACTTAAACAATTACAAAAAGCTTTAATCACCGCTTTTCCTAACAAATCATCGCTAGAGCGATTGTTATATTTCGAGCTAGAAAAAAATCTAAACGAAATTACTAGAGACAGCGATTTACAAGAAATTGCTTTCAAATTAATACAAACAGCTAATTCTCAAGGATGGCTTCTTAAACTAGTTACTGCTGCATATAATGAAAATCCAGGAAACTCAACCTTGCAAATGATCGCTATTGAATTACAGACATCGGAAATACTTTCGTTGGAAGCGCCTCCTGTTCTCTCGCATAATATCACCCTAGAATTAAATCAAAAGCAACAGAAAATTTTAGTTTTAGCAGCAATTCCCAACGGATTACGTTTAGATAAAGAAACTCGGGAAATAGAAGAAGCTATAAAACGGGGCGTGAAACGAGATTCATTTGAAATTAAGATTATAACCGCTGTACAACCAAGAGATATTCGTCGTGCGATCGCAGAAGAAAAACCATCTATTGTGCATTTTTGTGGACACGGCTTAGAAGATGGCAGTCTGCTTTTAGAGGATGAGGTTGGAAACTATAAACGTGTATTGCCTAGAGGATTAGTATCACTATTTAAGCTGCACGCTAATTCTGTGAAATGTTTACTACTTAATACCTGTTATTCTTCTCTTGCGGCAGAGGCAATTAGCCAATGTATTTATTATGTAATTGGTATGAATCAGCCGATTCGAGATAAAGCAGCAATTGTATTTGCTCAAGGATTTTATGATGGATTAGGTTATGACAATGTAAATAATCAGCAAGTTATTCAAAGAGCTTATGATGAAGGTATAGTTGCTATTGAACTAGAAAACCTTCAGATGCAATTCATTCCAGTTTTATGGGAAAACGGTACACAGAAATCAGAACCAACAGAAGAGAGAGAAGTCTCTACACTGTCTCCTACCTTAGGAAATCAGTTCAACAGGCAAACAAATTTTGAAGAAATCATTGAAAATCGAGATGATGACTTAAGTAGTGATTGCGGTGTAGCTTACACCAAACTAAGAAATTTCCTGAAAGCAGAACAGTGGTTTGAGGCAGATAAAGAAACTCTCGCTGTCATGCTTAAAGGAGCTAGTAGAGAACAAGAAGGTTGGCTATCTGCCAAATCTATCGAAAACTTTCCCTGCATCGATTTACGTACTATTGACCAACTTTGGGTGAAATATAGTAATAGGCACTTTGGCTTTAGTGTGCAAAAGCGCATTTGGGAAAGCGTTGGTCAAGACTACGGAAAGTTTGGCGATCGCGTAAAATGGAGAGAGATGGAAGAGTGGCTTCTTTATTCAAAAGTAACTTTTAACACTACAGCATCCCAGAGAGGGCATCTCCCAGCTCAGCTGTACTTTTTGGTTTCTTGTCAGGAGGCTACTCTTCTCTCGCGCTCACTCTTCTCTCGCGTCAAGACTTGTGAAGTTTAA
- a CDS encoding ATP-binding protein, which produces MKSGFNPDREVIKPQQLFGHNQPGALLEQLCIQLEMGTNVLLLGERRSGKTSLLQCCLSKISSSKTSGLVPVYINFYESPYIKGFASAYRWLLAFIHAAVSTKEKDKIPNDLALNKVVLNKNQPPEAYYQQLLQVEDYEIDYIFQDYLKKISEYRVGVALLIDEYEYLIRHTFEGQGFVTLRKVSSWNPHYDYAFKPLCYVIAGAISWDRLCDIIGSPELNNTSSTLTVNPLNFESFKQMWTQCLLETSYDLKDNIDFSKFHLGKIYDLTGGWPYYGKVIGQYICTGMNNEEDFYEALLRHFKVIWYHLTEDEKSRLLLVDQIFHKDTDGISQSLIKRGLLEVSPEGFLNARGRLWRRYIQQQEFQ; this is translated from the coding sequence ATGAAATCAGGTTTTAATCCAGATAGAGAAGTAATAAAGCCTCAACAATTATTTGGTCATAATCAGCCTGGAGCATTATTGGAACAACTATGTATTCAATTAGAAATGGGAACTAATGTATTACTCTTAGGAGAACGTCGTTCCGGTAAAACATCTCTTCTTCAATGCTGTTTATCAAAAATATCTAGTAGTAAAACGTCTGGACTTGTTCCTGTTTATATTAATTTTTATGAAAGTCCTTATATTAAAGGTTTTGCAAGTGCTTATCGATGGCTTTTAGCTTTTATTCATGCTGCTGTTTCTACAAAAGAAAAAGATAAAATTCCTAACGATCTGGCTTTAAACAAAGTAGTTTTAAATAAAAATCAACCTCCGGAAGCCTATTATCAGCAATTATTACAAGTAGAAGATTATGAAATTGATTATATTTTCCAAGACTATTTGAAAAAAATTAGCGAGTATCGTGTTGGTGTAGCTCTACTAATAGATGAGTATGAATATTTGATACGTCATACTTTTGAAGGACAAGGTTTTGTAACTTTACGAAAAGTATCTAGTTGGAATCCTCATTACGATTATGCATTTAAGCCCTTATGCTATGTGATTGCAGGTGCGATTTCTTGGGATAGATTGTGTGACATAATTGGCTCTCCAGAACTAAATAATACTAGTTCGACACTGACAGTAAATCCTCTAAATTTTGAAAGCTTCAAACAAATGTGGACACAATGTTTACTTGAAACCTCATACGATTTAAAAGATAATATTGATTTTAGTAAGTTCCATTTAGGAAAAATCTATGATTTAACCGGTGGTTGGCCATATTACGGCAAAGTAATTGGTCAGTATATATGTACTGGCATGAATAATGAAGAAGATTTTTATGAAGCTTTACTTAGACATTTTAAAGTAATTTGGTATCATCTTACAGAAGATGAGAAGAGCAGGCTACTTCTAGTCGATCAAATATTTCATAAAGATACAGATGGCATATCTCAATCACTTATTAAACGTGGTCTTTTGGAGGTTAGCCCAGAAGGTTTTTTAAACGCTCGTGGAAGACTTTGGAGACGTTATATACAGCAACAAGAGTTTCAATAA
- a CDS encoding DUF433 domain-containing protein, whose translation MTGSPTVAKQYVEQRNKGYWIEGTRISLDSVVYEFLNGEPPESIVQNFPLLTLEQIYGAITFYLANQELIDIYLKEAEEEFEKLQQSLREKNPSLYRKLNAAQMQK comes from the coding sequence ATGACAGGATCGCCAACTGTAGCAAAGCAGTACGTTGAACAACGAAACAAAGGCTATTGGATTGAAGGGACTCGTATTTCTCTAGATTCAGTAGTTTACGAGTTTTTAAACGGTGAGCCTCCTGAAAGTATTGTGCAAAACTTTCCGTTGCTCACCCTAGAACAGATTTATGGTGCTATTACCTTTTATCTTGCTAATCAAGAGTTAATTGACATTTATTTGAAAGAGGCGGAAGAAGAATTTGAGAAATTGCAACAATCGCTTAGAGAAAAAAATCCATCCTTATATCGGAAATTGAACGCTGCTCAAATGCAAAAGTAG
- a CDS encoding Uma2 family endonuclease, protein MTATLIQSPDRVLLKNISWQTYQSLVKDFEQQPAIRLTYDRGLLEIRMPLDPHEIYKKLLGRLVEALTEELGIEIRSLGSRTCNREDLEKGLEPDQCYYIQNEPVVWDKEQIDLTKDPPPDLTIEVDITSSSIDRLDIYLNIGVPEVWRYDGQSIIIYCLENNQYQLRERSVAFPLLAIQDLGRFLTLKKITKENALIRSFREWVKENMTTNRL, encoded by the coding sequence ATGACTGCAACACTCATTCAAAGTCCTGACAGGGTATTACTGAAGAATATTAGCTGGCAAACGTACCAATCTTTGGTCAAGGACTTTGAACAGCAGCCAGCTATCCGTCTTACCTACGATCGCGGTTTGCTAGAGATTAGAATGCCATTAGATCCGCATGAAATTTACAAAAAACTACTCGGACGTTTAGTTGAAGCGCTGACAGAAGAACTAGGAATTGAAATCCGAAGTTTGGGATCTAGAACCTGCAATCGCGAAGATTTAGAAAAAGGGCTTGAACCCGACCAATGTTACTATATCCAAAACGAACCAGTAGTTTGGGATAAAGAGCAAATCGATCTGACAAAAGACCCACCTCCAGACCTTACTATTGAAGTTGATATTACCAGTAGTTCTATTGACCGACTAGATATCTATCTAAATATAGGCGTACCCGAAGTTTGGCGCTACGATGGTCAATCAATAATAATTTACTGTTTGGAAAATAATCAATACCAACTACGCGAACGTAGTGTTGCTTTCCCATTGTTAGCAATCCAAGACCTTGGAAGGTTTTTGACTCTGAAGAAAATAACTAAAGAAAATGCCCTGATTCGCTCGTTTCGCGAATGGGTGAAGGAAAATATGACGACGAACAGGTTATAA